The Lewinellaceae bacterium genome has a segment encoding these proteins:
- a CDS encoding type I restriction endonuclease subunit R — MSTPSFLEDHISQIPAIQLLINLGYQYVTPSQALEWRGDRTSQVLFEEVLRNQLKKINTIYRKGKAYEFSDANINSAILAIKDLPIQDGFLNANAALYDLLTLGKAFEQSIDGDKKSHTLQYIDWKNPENNIYHVTEEFSVLRTARTDTFRPDVLLFVNGIPTVIIECKSPSLGGTKEPVELAIEQHIRNFSKEGIRSLYVYSNLLLSLASNDGSYATTGTSKEYWSKWKEQFINREAETSYWHHLKQLKNKPLEDDQKTTLFSERKNGKGFSYARWYFDGLELEERPITKQDELLYSLCRPDRLLDIIRNFTLYDDGIKKVARYQQYFAVKETIKRVTRFDNTGKRKGGVIWHTQGSGKSLTMVMLAQMLASNEEISNPKILLVTDRIDLDEQISDTFKKCQKDVVKANTGTHLSELLNDSGDKIITTIINKFEAAVRQCKKPFTSPDIFVMIDEGHRTQYGSFNVNMELVFPNACFIAFTGTPLMKKEKNTARKFGGYIGKAYTVKDAVADGAVVPLLYEGRHNLITLNEDPINRFFDKVAEPLTKYGKIALKKKFNTINELNKADQVIYARAWDISEHYTDFFQTHNDKYKPKAQLVAPTIKTALLYKEYLDDIGMVNSEVVVTQSDQREGTEDGFYNVNEDKAREDNYFQAMIDKYGDIKKYEKSIINQFKKRDVPEILIVVAKLLTGFDAPNNTVLYLCRSLKEHTLLQAIARVNRVYPGKDYGYIIDYYGNLENLDTALSTYTGLEDFEPEDLEGTWTNLNEEIKKLPQAHAELWDIFKTLKDKNLEPAAYEELLAAEDIRNRFYEKLSAFARLLKMALSSVDFARNTDEKKIKSYKDDAKFFLKLRVDVTRRYNDDIAYKEFEPQIQKLINKHISTEGEILKITELVDIFDKEERDAEVEKIVGKAAQADHIASRTIKAINVKMQEDPVYFKKLAELIKETIAAYHQKRIEEAEYLKKAKEFEEKFFHGRSDDAPEALANNEVALAFYNFSKSIFEDVELLKTPFHIEVSMAIDKVVNEHIYLNGQKIIEWHQNEDITGKINIELGDALYELLQKFGLDTNWDQIDNLIEECMKVAKLKYQ, encoded by the coding sequence ATGAGTACACCGTCATTTTTAGAGGACCACATTTCCCAAATTCCGGCAATTCAGTTATTGATCAATTTGGGCTATCAATATGTAACTCCATCCCAGGCCTTGGAATGGCGGGGAGACAGGACTTCACAGGTGTTATTTGAAGAAGTCTTAAGAAACCAGCTAAAGAAAATCAATACAATTTACAGAAAGGGCAAAGCCTATGAATTTTCGGATGCCAATATCAACTCAGCTATTCTTGCCATCAAGGACCTTCCCATACAGGATGGTTTTCTCAATGCCAATGCCGCTCTATATGATCTTTTGACCCTTGGCAAAGCCTTCGAACAAAGTATTGATGGAGATAAGAAAAGCCATACCCTCCAATATATCGACTGGAAAAATCCGGAAAATAATATCTACCATGTAACAGAAGAATTCAGCGTATTAAGGACCGCAAGAACCGATACCTTCAGGCCGGATGTATTACTTTTTGTGAATGGCATTCCAACAGTGATCATCGAATGTAAAAGCCCTAGCCTTGGAGGGACCAAGGAACCTGTTGAGTTGGCCATTGAGCAACACATTCGGAATTTCAGTAAAGAAGGCATCAGGTCATTGTATGTCTATTCCAATTTGTTGTTAAGCCTGGCTTCTAATGACGGAAGTTATGCTACCACTGGCACCAGTAAAGAATATTGGTCAAAATGGAAGGAACAATTTATTAACAGGGAAGCAGAAACGTCCTATTGGCACCACTTAAAGCAGCTGAAAAATAAGCCCCTGGAAGATGATCAGAAAACTACATTGTTTTCTGAAAGAAAAAATGGGAAAGGATTCAGTTATGCCCGTTGGTACTTTGATGGGCTGGAACTGGAAGAAAGACCCATCACCAAACAGGATGAATTATTGTATAGCTTATGCCGACCAGATAGGCTGTTAGATATTATTCGGAATTTCACTCTGTATGATGACGGGATCAAGAAGGTAGCCCGTTATCAACAATATTTTGCAGTAAAAGAAACAATAAAGAGGGTAACCCGCTTTGACAATACCGGTAAAAGAAAAGGCGGAGTTATCTGGCACACCCAGGGAAGCGGAAAGTCTCTGACCATGGTCATGCTTGCTCAAATGCTGGCCTCCAATGAGGAGATCTCCAATCCGAAAATACTGCTCGTTACGGATCGTATTGATCTGGATGAACAAATTTCCGATACTTTTAAAAAGTGCCAAAAAGATGTGGTTAAGGCCAATACCGGCACACACCTTTCAGAATTATTAAATGATAGTGGGGATAAAATCATAACTACCATCATCAACAAGTTTGAGGCAGCAGTCAGGCAATGTAAAAAGCCATTCACTTCTCCTGATATCTTTGTAATGATCGATGAAGGCCACCGGACGCAATACGGATCTTTTAATGTCAATATGGAGCTCGTCTTCCCCAATGCCTGCTTTATAGCTTTTACCGGTACTCCTTTGATGAAAAAGGAGAAAAATACAGCCAGGAAGTTTGGGGGCTATATTGGCAAAGCCTACACAGTCAAAGACGCAGTGGCCGATGGTGCGGTAGTGCCCTTGCTATATGAAGGCAGGCACAACCTGATCACATTGAATGAGGATCCTATCAACCGCTTTTTCGATAAAGTGGCAGAACCATTAACTAAATATGGTAAAATAGCCCTTAAGAAAAAGTTCAACACAATTAACGAACTGAATAAAGCGGACCAGGTCATTTATGCCAGGGCCTGGGATATCAGTGAACATTATACCGACTTCTTTCAGACGCACAATGATAAATACAAGCCAAAGGCACAGCTGGTGGCACCTACCATCAAAACGGCACTGTTGTATAAAGAGTACCTGGATGATATAGGTATGGTCAATTCTGAGGTTGTAGTAACGCAATCAGACCAAAGAGAGGGGACAGAAGACGGTTTTTACAATGTCAATGAAGACAAAGCCCGTGAGGATAATTATTTCCAGGCGATGATCGATAAATACGGAGATATTAAGAAATACGAGAAAAGTATTATCAACCAATTTAAAAAACGGGATGTTCCGGAAATACTGATCGTGGTAGCAAAGTTGTTAACGGGGTTTGATGCCCCAAACAACACTGTTTTGTATTTGTGCCGTTCATTGAAAGAGCACACCCTTTTACAAGCCATTGCAAGAGTGAACAGGGTTTATCCGGGGAAAGATTATGGTTACATAATTGACTATTACGGAAACCTGGAAAACTTGGACACGGCCCTCAGTACCTACACCGGCCTGGAAGATTTTGAACCTGAAGACCTGGAAGGTACCTGGACAAACCTCAATGAGGAGATCAAGAAACTGCCCCAGGCTCATGCAGAATTATGGGATATATTCAAGACATTAAAGGATAAAAACCTTGAACCTGCTGCCTACGAGGAATTACTGGCAGCAGAGGATATTCGGAATAGATTTTATGAGAAATTGAGTGCCTTTGCCCGTTTACTGAAAATGGCCCTTTCTTCTGTAGATTTTGCGAGAAATACCGATGAGAAAAAGATCAAGTCATACAAGGACGACGCCAAGTTTTTCCTAAAACTCCGGGTAGATGTTACCAGGAGGTATAATGATGATATTGCCTATAAAGAATTTGAACCTCAAATTCAGAAACTGATCAACAAGCATATTTCCACCGAAGGAGAGATCCTTAAGATCACAGAACTGGTTGACATATTTGACAAGGAGGAAAGGGATGCAGAGGTGGAAAAGATCGTGGGTAAAGCAGCCCAGGCGGACCACATCGCCAGCCGAACGATCAAGGCGATCAATGTAAAGATGCAGGAAGACCCGGTGTATTTCAAGAAACTGGCCGAGCTGATCAAAGAAACCATTGCTGCTTACCATCAAAAGCGTATTGAGGAAGCTGAGTATTTAAAAAAGGCCAAAGAATTTGAAGAGAAATTCTTCCACGGGCGTTCAGATGATGCCCCGGAAGCACTGGCAAACAATGAGGTTGCTTTGGCGTTTTACAATTTCAGCAAGTCCATTTTTGAAGATGTTGAATTACTGAAAACACCATTTCATATTGAAGTCAGCATGGCCATTGATAAAGTGGTTAATGAACATATCTACCTGAACGGGCAAAAGATCATTGAATGGCACCAAAATGAGGATATAACCGGTAAGATCAATATTGAATTGGGAGATGCTCTATATGAATTGTTACAAAAGTTTGGGCTGGATACCAATTGGGACCAGATTGACAACTTGATCGAGGAGTGTATGAAAGTAGCAAAATTGAAATACCAATAA
- a CDS encoding HAMP domain-containing histidine kinase → MNKFLLHKILNYPFIHNQEFVGVTNLSQNKTCMKNCKKKDCLDFIRKSNCSGEYTCSKSFNNFLFVCNDGDKFLLNGLILDDKKNHVNAINVYRRGHRVTKLEIEKELEKVEALESFLQSSASDLGPRMSILHDIKTTFGIILSQVEKLIDLKEGTSFEEKLLNCEKELIDTYDALDLANSQLGMIDVLVNPGKINYGLKRKMNLFQLFERVSRLFRSKADKKGISINWYSESKVPDAYFHESIHFIPLVLLDNGIKYSHRDSAIRVYFNLNNDQLEIKCSSYGYFIPREEREQVFHQFKRGTNADKYVKQGIGIGLWIAKRIIEAHDGTISYSSEGFGNVGANNFILTLKLNLENK, encoded by the coding sequence TTGAATAAATTTCTTCTTCATAAAATATTGAATTATCCTTTTATTCATAACCAGGAATTTGTTGGTGTGACAAATCTTTCTCAAAACAAAACCTGCATGAAAAATTGCAAAAAAAAGGATTGTCTTGATTTTATACGAAAATCTAATTGTTCAGGAGAATACACCTGCTCGAAATCGTTCAACAATTTTTTATTTGTATGCAATGATGGGGATAAATTTTTATTAAATGGTTTAATTCTTGACGATAAAAAAAATCATGTGAACGCCATAAATGTTTATCGAAGGGGGCACAGAGTGACAAAATTGGAAATTGAAAAAGAATTGGAAAAGGTTGAAGCTCTAGAATCCTTCTTACAATCATCTGCTTCTGATTTGGGCCCGAGAATGTCTATTCTTCATGATATAAAAACAACCTTTGGAATTATCCTTAGTCAGGTTGAAAAATTAATTGACTTAAAAGAAGGGACTTCCTTTGAAGAGAAGCTTTTGAATTGTGAAAAGGAACTAATTGATACATACGATGCCTTAGATTTAGCAAATTCGCAACTTGGCATGATTGATGTTTTAGTTAATCCTGGGAAAATAAATTATGGTCTTAAAAGAAAAATGAACCTTTTCCAATTATTCGAAAGAGTCTCAAGACTATTTCGTTCAAAAGCAGATAAGAAAGGTATTTCAATAAATTGGTATTCTGAATCAAAAGTGCCTGATGCCTATTTTCATGAATCAATACATTTTATTCCCTTGGTTTTATTAGATAATGGAATAAAATATTCTCATCGGGATTCAGCTATAAGAGTTTATTTTAATCTTAATAATGATCAATTAGAAATAAAATGCTCTTCCTATGGGTATTTCATTCCTCGCGAAGAAAGGGAACAAGTTTTTCATCAATTTAAAAGAGGAACAAATGCAGATAAATATGTGAAACAAGGAATAGGAATCGGACTTTGGATAGCTAAACGGATTATTGAAGCTCATGATGGAACGATTTCATATTCCTCTGAGGGGTTTGGAAATGTTGGAGCAAATAATTTCATATTAACCCTAAAACTAAACTTAGAAAACAAATGA
- a CDS encoding DUF262 domain-containing protein encodes MNQQLKNKIEATDTSINKLLKGQKFYIDYFQREYRWEEKHIKTLIEDLTNTFLKSYKKGDKPEEVANYQNYYIGPVVFSVNPETAKKSIIDGQQRITSITLLLIFLNHQQKNFSEEQRIPISELIFSVKHRVKSFNMTDKNREDCLKSLFENGFYSPNEEDDETVINMVDRYQDIHDSFPEEIDDNILPFFIDWFIENVVIVEITAYSDENAYTIFETMNDRGLNLTPTEMLKGYVLSRITDRKKRNEINDIWKAQMIKLHDFSKNADQSFFHAWFRGKYAVSIRPGKVGSENQDFELIGSRFHNWFKENHQGLFNLNSPEEFYDFFKNKFPFYVKWYLKIWHGSQEFSNEIPHLHYISQWGIADSLQEPLLLAAINYGEKDSVVQEKIDAVARFIETFTVRRSINYKKFGQTAIKYTMFNIIKLIRDNDLNDLQINLTNEINEIQQGWEAISDFRLHGMNRKFIKHLLSRISSYLDNSIGKDTNYVTYHHPNGRQFEIEHIWANKFEEHKDEFEQINDFQSWRNSIGALILLPHGTNQSFNSGQYKDKLEHYLKENTFAQTLHTKFYEKNPNFLTSPQIKALGFKPHPDFKKNDIIERTSLVQRICEEIWTTDFFIKNNSNN; translated from the coding sequence ATGAACCAACAATTAAAAAACAAAATAGAAGCAACTGACACAAGTATTAATAAACTTTTAAAAGGTCAAAAGTTTTATATAGATTATTTTCAAAGAGAATATCGCTGGGAAGAAAAACATATCAAAACTTTGATAGAGGACCTTACTAACACTTTTCTTAAATCCTATAAAAAAGGCGATAAACCGGAAGAAGTTGCCAATTACCAAAACTATTATATAGGACCTGTGGTGTTCAGTGTAAATCCAGAGACGGCAAAAAAATCAATTATTGATGGACAACAAAGAATTACCTCCATCACCCTTTTGTTAATTTTTCTAAACCACCAACAAAAGAACTTTTCAGAAGAGCAACGAATTCCAATTTCAGAATTAATTTTTTCAGTAAAACACCGTGTTAAATCTTTTAATATGACTGATAAAAACCGGGAAGACTGCTTGAAGTCCTTATTCGAAAATGGTTTTTATTCTCCAAATGAGGAGGATGATGAAACGGTCATTAATATGGTTGATCGTTATCAAGACATCCACGATTCATTTCCCGAAGAAATTGACGATAATATCTTACCATTCTTTATTGATTGGTTTATCGAAAATGTTGTGATTGTTGAAATCACTGCCTATTCGGATGAAAATGCTTACACCATTTTTGAGACGATGAATGACAGAGGACTGAATCTCACTCCTACTGAAATGTTAAAGGGCTATGTACTTTCAAGAATTACAGACCGTAAAAAAAGAAACGAGATAAATGATATTTGGAAGGCCCAAATGATAAAATTGCACGATTTTTCTAAAAATGCAGATCAAAGTTTTTTCCATGCCTGGTTTAGAGGTAAATATGCGGTAAGTATTCGCCCAGGAAAGGTTGGCTCCGAAAACCAAGATTTTGAATTGATTGGATCTCGATTCCACAATTGGTTTAAGGAAAATCATCAAGGGTTATTTAATTTAAATAGCCCTGAAGAATTTTACGACTTCTTTAAAAATAAATTTCCTTTTTATGTTAAATGGTATCTCAAAATTTGGCATGGTAGCCAAGAGTTTTCAAATGAAATACCACATCTACATTATATAAGCCAGTGGGGAATTGCAGACTCACTTCAAGAACCTTTACTCTTGGCAGCTATAAACTATGGAGAGAAAGATTCTGTAGTTCAGGAGAAGATTGATGCAGTTGCACGGTTTATTGAAACCTTTACCGTCAGAAGAAGCATAAACTACAAAAAATTTGGCCAGACGGCCATCAAATATACGATGTTCAATATTATAAAACTCATTCGTGATAATGACTTGAATGACTTGCAAATCAATTTAACAAATGAGATCAATGAAATCCAACAAGGTTGGGAAGCGATTTCAGATTTCAGGTTACATGGTATGAACAGGAAATTTATCAAACACTTATTATCAAGGATATCAAGTTACTTGGACAATTCAATAGGAAAGGATACCAACTATGTTACATATCACCATCCAAATGGCAGGCAATTTGAAATAGAACATATCTGGGCTAATAAATTTGAAGAACACAAAGATGAATTTGAGCAAATAAATGATTTTCAAAGTTGGAGAAATTCAATCGGAGCCCTAATTCTACTCCCTCACGGGACAAACCAGTCATTCAATAGTGGTCAGTATAAGGATAAACTTGAGCACTACTTAAAAGAGAACACATTCGCTCAAACCTTACATACTAAGTTTTATGAAAAGAATCCAAATTTTTTAACATCTCCGCAAATTAAAGCTTTGGGCTTTAAACCACACCCTGACTTTAAGAAAAATGATATTATTGAAAGAACTTCATTAGTTCAAAGAATTTGTGAGGAGATATGGACTACAGATTTTTTTATTAAAAATAACTCCAATAATTAG
- a CDS encoding GIY-YIG nuclease family protein, which produces MFYVYLLQSQKDQSFYIGYTSDLQQRLFKHNTAKAGYTSTKQPWEIVYSETFDLKSDAIKRERFLKRQKNTAFYQRLIRGI; this is translated from the coding sequence ATGTTCTATGTTTACCTCCTTCAAAGTCAAAAGGATCAATCCTTTTATATCGGGTACACTTCCGACCTTCAACAGCGACTTTTTAAGCACAATACGGCTAAAGCAGGATATACTTCCACCAAACAACCTTGGGAAATAGTTTATTCCGAAACTTTCGATTTAAAAAGTGATGCGATCAAAAGGGAGCGTTTTTTGAAGCGACAGAAAAATACGGCGTTTTACCAAAGACTCATTCGTGGAATTTAA
- a CDS encoding GIY-YIG nuclease family protein, with amino-acid sequence MFYVYLLQSQKDQSFYIGYTSDLQQRLFKHNTAKAAQSIDVMFLFSCHSSFINFHRIFSK; translated from the coding sequence ATGTTCTATGTTTACCTCCTCCAAAGTCAAAAGGATCAATCCTTTTATATCGGGTACACTTCCGACCTTCAACAGCGACTTTTTAAGCACAATACGGCTAAAGCGGCACAATCAATTGATGTTATGTTTCTTTTTTCTTGCCATAGTAGTTTCATTAATTTTCATCGGATTTTTTCAAAATGA
- a CDS encoding type I restriction-modification system subunit M, protein MNKKITRDIINRQVWKACDTFRGTIDATQYKDYILTMLFIKYITDVSKEKKEAYIKKYNGDLERVERALKHERFKVPENSSFDYLYEKRNEDNLGELINIGLENLEDANRTKLEKVFRNIDYNSEANLGQTKDRNRRLRHLLSDFADLDLRPSNLEDNDVIGDAYEYLISNFASDAGKKAGEFYTPSEVSALLAKLVEPKDGDRIADPACGSGSLLLKVAREIGSKNVSLNGQEVNGSTWALARMNMFLHEMDNATIEWGDTLNNPKLVEYDNLMKFDIVVANPPFSLDKWGAENAPADRYNRFHRGVPPKSKGDYAFITHMIETLNEHGRAGVVLPHGVLFRGSSEGKIRKQLIEENLLKAVIGLPANLFFGTGIPASILIFDKNKGDNTDVLFIDASSEYENGKNQNKLREEDIDRIYQTYHNWVEIEKYSYVASFEEIEENDFNLNIPRYVDTFEEEEPVDIEATQQEIARLKKKLAEVEKQMADYLTELGF, encoded by the coding sequence ATGAATAAAAAAATAACCAGAGACATAATAAACCGGCAAGTCTGGAAAGCCTGTGATACCTTCCGGGGAACGATCGATGCTACCCAATATAAGGACTATATCCTGACCATGCTCTTTATCAAATACATTACCGATGTGAGCAAGGAGAAGAAAGAAGCCTACATAAAGAAGTATAATGGAGACCTTGAGCGGGTGGAAAGGGCGCTGAAGCATGAGCGGTTCAAAGTGCCGGAGAATAGTTCCTTTGACTATTTGTATGAGAAAAGGAATGAAGACAACCTGGGAGAATTGATCAATATTGGGTTGGAGAACCTGGAAGATGCCAACAGGACAAAGCTTGAAAAGGTGTTCCGGAATATTGATTACAATTCAGAAGCGAACCTGGGACAGACAAAGGACAGAAATAGGAGACTAAGACACCTGCTGAGTGATTTTGCAGACTTGGATCTGAGGCCCTCCAACCTGGAGGATAATGACGTGATCGGTGATGCCTATGAGTACCTGATCAGTAATTTTGCCTCTGATGCAGGGAAGAAGGCCGGAGAGTTCTACACGCCTTCTGAGGTGTCTGCATTGCTGGCCAAATTAGTAGAGCCGAAGGATGGAGATAGGATTGCTGACCCGGCTTGCGGGTCTGGTTCTCTTTTGCTGAAGGTGGCCAGGGAGATTGGAAGCAAAAATGTTTCTTTGAACGGACAGGAAGTAAACGGAAGCACCTGGGCTCTTGCCCGGATGAATATGTTCCTGCATGAAATGGACAATGCCACGATTGAATGGGGAGACACACTGAATAATCCAAAACTGGTGGAGTATGACAACCTGATGAAATTCGATATAGTGGTAGCTAATCCTCCTTTTTCCCTGGATAAATGGGGAGCGGAAAATGCTCCTGCCGACAGGTATAACCGTTTCCACAGGGGAGTACCACCTAAAAGCAAAGGAGATTATGCCTTTATTACCCACATGATCGAAACGCTTAATGAACATGGAAGAGCGGGTGTAGTTTTGCCTCATGGGGTATTGTTCCGGGGGAGTTCTGAGGGTAAGATCAGAAAACAACTCATTGAAGAGAACCTGCTTAAGGCAGTGATTGGCTTACCGGCCAACCTTTTCTTTGGCACAGGTATTCCGGCTTCTATCTTGATCTTTGACAAAAACAAAGGGGATAACACAGATGTGCTATTCATTGATGCAAGTAGCGAGTATGAGAATGGCAAGAATCAAAACAAACTTAGAGAAGAAGACATTGACAGGATTTATCAAACTTACCACAATTGGGTGGAAATAGAAAAGTACAGCTATGTGGCTTCCTTTGAGGAGATTGAAGAAAATGATTTCAATCTTAATATTCCCCGGTATGTAGATACTTTTGAGGAAGAAGAACCAGTGGATATTGAGGCTACGCAACAAGAAATAGCCAGATTGAAAAAGAAGCTTGCCGAGGTGGAAAAGCAGATGGCTGATTATTTAACTGAATTAGGGTTTTAA
- a CDS encoding M48 family metallopeptidase, which produces MTKDQIQYGTSTIEYTLEFADRKTLGIRVHPDKTVQVIAPLDSQMDQVKEKVKKKAPWILKQQDFFLSFHPITPPRNFVSGETHLYLGRQYRLKLIESDKEFVKLNAGKIEVFVQSKADKSKIEKLLKNWYKQKAEIHFNQLFETNVPIAKKFYSGTPTLKYRWMKKRWGSCDQNGQILLNLELIKASKKSIEYVIIHELCHLVHLNHSRAFYQILEEIYPDWRRTKDALERLMV; this is translated from the coding sequence GTGACAAAAGACCAAATACAATACGGAACATCTACCATCGAATACACCCTTGAGTTTGCTGACCGCAAAACTCTGGGTATTCGTGTGCATCCGGATAAAACCGTACAGGTCATCGCTCCCCTGGACAGCCAAATGGATCAGGTAAAGGAGAAAGTAAAAAAGAAAGCTCCTTGGATACTCAAACAACAGGATTTCTTTCTTTCCTTCCATCCCATCACTCCACCCCGTAATTTCGTCAGTGGAGAAACCCATCTTTACCTGGGTAGGCAATACCGGCTCAAGCTAATTGAGTCCGATAAAGAATTTGTTAAACTCAATGCCGGAAAGATCGAGGTGTTTGTCCAGTCCAAAGCCGACAAATCTAAAATAGAAAAGCTCCTTAAAAACTGGTACAAACAAAAGGCGGAAATTCACTTCAACCAATTGTTTGAAACTAATGTCCCTATTGCCAAAAAATTCTATTCCGGAACTCCCACCCTCAAATACAGGTGGATGAAAAAACGCTGGGGCAGCTGTGATCAAAACGGTCAGATACTCCTCAACCTTGAGCTCATCAAAGCCTCTAAGAAAAGCATCGAATATGTCATTATTCATGAGTTATGCCACCTGGTTCATTTAAACCACAGTAGAGCGTTCTACCAAATCCTGGAGGAGATCTATCCTGACTGGCGGAGGACTAAAGATGCGTTAGAGCGGTTGATGGTGTGA
- a CDS encoding restriction endonuclease subunit S — protein MDKTQILQLGYKDSKIGIIPRNWDLKEIGEIAKIQTGNKDTQNKIEEGKYPFFVRSQTIERINSFSFDGEAVLTSGDGVGVGKIYHYINGKFDFHQRVYNIHGFYQQVSGKFFYHYFSQHFYKRAIRLSAKNSVDSVRMEMISKMLIPIPPLPEQKKIAEILSNSDKAIDHTQNLIEQLKLRKKGLMQQLLTGRKRLKGFSGEWKKVSLGKVASHYSQKNSNNEKIEVLSCTKYDGLVKSLDYFGRKVFGDDLSKYKIVPKGYFAYATNHIEEGSIGYQDILEKGLVSPMYTVFKTNELVDDSFLYRLLKTDRMIYQYQSNMSGSIARRGGLRWNVFETLDIKIPSKNEQVAISNFFDTIDKELSYYEKFLDNLKLQKKGLMQKLLTGQIRVAVNP, from the coding sequence ATGGATAAGACACAAATATTACAATTAGGATATAAAGATTCAAAAATAGGTATTATTCCAAGAAATTGGGACCTAAAGGAAATTGGCGAAATTGCAAAAATACAAACAGGAAACAAAGATACACAAAACAAGATTGAAGAAGGTAAATACCCTTTTTTCGTTCGGTCTCAAACAATTGAAAGAATAAATTCTTTTTCTTTTGATGGGGAAGCTGTATTGACATCTGGTGATGGTGTTGGTGTTGGGAAAATTTATCATTATATCAATGGCAAATTTGATTTCCATCAACGGGTTTATAATATTCATGGATTTTACCAACAAGTTTCTGGGAAATTCTTTTATCACTATTTTTCGCAACATTTTTATAAAAGAGCTATAAGGTTAAGCGCCAAAAATTCGGTTGATTCAGTGAGAATGGAAATGATTTCTAAAATGTTAATCCCAATCCCCCCTCTCCCTGAACAAAAAAAAATAGCCGAAATCCTCTCCAACTCGGACAAAGCCATTGACCATACACAAAACCTCATCGAGCAGCTCAAATTGCGTAAAAAAGGATTGATGCAGCAGTTGCTTACGGGGAGGAAAAGGTTGAAGGGGTTTAGTGGAGAGTGGAAAAAAGTCTCCTTAGGGAAAGTCGCTTCACATTATTCGCAAAAAAATTCTAATAATGAAAAGATAGAGGTATTATCGTGTACCAAATATGATGGGTTAGTTAAATCCCTAGACTATTTTGGACGGAAAGTTTTTGGAGACGATTTATCAAAATATAAAATCGTGCCAAAAGGGTATTTTGCTTACGCTACAAATCATATAGAAGAAGGTTCTATCGGATATCAAGACATATTAGAAAAAGGCCTTGTTAGTCCAATGTACACTGTTTTTAAGACTAATGAACTAGTAGATGATTCATTTCTCTATCGGCTGTTAAAAACAGATAGAATGATATATCAATATCAAAGTAATATGTCTGGCTCTATTGCAAGGAGAGGCGGTTTGAGGTGGAATGTTTTTGAAACTTTGGATATTAAAATTCCATCGAAAAATGAACAAGTTGCAATTTCTAATTTTTTTGATACCATAGATAAGGAATTATCATATTATGAGAAATTTTTAGATAATTTGAAATTGCAAAAGAAAGGCTTAATGCAAAAATTATTAACTGGTCAGATCAGAGTGGCCGTAAACCCATAA